The following are encoded in a window of Staphylospora marina genomic DNA:
- a CDS encoding metallophosphoesterase, translated as MSKAGTVLAVAVISALYAGVNVYVGRKLLVWLRLLFPDLNGTAFTIIYACFALSFVTAILPLPSSVKGIMSWTGSYWLGLFVYLLLFFLATDLILFLGKLLKIIPVPTPLHVQFIAGLIVLLATAGFVSYGLYNANQIKHVSYDIRLNKSADMKIVLISDLHLGAVNSEKRLSDMVKKINALQPDLVAMAGDIFNDDYHAIKDPERASELLRSIQTKYGVYACLGNHDSGKTFDQMVGFLERSNIKLLNDDSVTIDDKLVLFGRVDPSPIGGFGGLSRKEIKNKIAAVNPELPIVVMDHTPANLEQYGNDVDLILSGHTHRGQIFPFNFVTNAIFEVDYGYYRRGDAGPHVIVTSGVGTWGMPMRVGSNSEIVSIHLH; from the coding sequence ATGAGCAAAGCAGGCACCGTTCTCGCGGTTGCGGTGATTTCGGCCCTTTACGCCGGGGTGAATGTTTATGTGGGGAGAAAACTGTTGGTATGGTTGAGGCTGTTGTTCCCGGACCTGAACGGAACGGCATTCACGATCATCTATGCTTGTTTCGCCTTGTCGTTTGTGACGGCAATCTTGCCGCTGCCCTCTTCCGTCAAAGGGATCATGAGCTGGACAGGCTCTTATTGGTTGGGGTTGTTTGTCTATCTGCTCCTGTTTTTTCTCGCGACGGATCTGATCCTTTTTCTCGGGAAGCTGTTGAAGATCATTCCCGTTCCCACTCCTTTGCATGTTCAATTCATTGCCGGTTTGATCGTGCTGCTGGCGACTGCGGGATTTGTCAGTTACGGACTTTATAACGCCAATCAGATCAAACACGTTTCATACGATATCCGCCTCAACAAATCCGCCGACATGAAAATCGTGCTGATCAGCGATCTGCACCTGGGAGCCGTCAACTCCGAAAAACGCCTTTCGGACATGGTGAAAAAAATCAACGCCCTCCAACCGGATCTGGTGGCCATGGCCGGGGATATTTTCAATGATGACTATCACGCCATCAAAGATCCCGAAAGAGCGTCGGAGCTGCTCCGGAGCATCCAAACCAAATACGGCGTGTATGCCTGTCTCGGAAATCACGACAGCGGAAAAACGTTTGACCAAATGGTCGGGTTTCTTGAGCGAAGCAACATCAAGCTGCTCAATGATGACTCCGTCACCATCGATGACAAACTGGTCTTGTTCGGACGCGTCGATCCTTCACCGATCGGCGGTTTCGGCGGATTGAGCCGAAAAGAAATCAAAAACAAGATCGCCGCCGTCAACCCGGAGTTGCCCATCGTGGTGATGGATCATACCCCGGCAAACCTTGAACAATACGGAAACGACGTCGACCTGATCCTTTCCGGCCATACGCACAGGGGACAAATCTTCCCGTTCAACTTCGTGACAAATGCCATATTTGAAGTGGATTACGGTTATTATCGAAGGGGCGACGCCGGCCCTCACGTGATCGTGACGTCGGGCGTCGGCACCTGGGGAATGCCGATGCGCGTCGGATCCAACAGTGAGATCGTCAGCATTCATTTGCACTGA
- a CDS encoding MDR family oxidoreductase yields MSTPSTFRAWVIDRSEGKNDVELKTLTPDDLPHEGDVLVRVLYSSLNYKDGLAVTGKGKILRRYPIAPGIDLAGVVEESSSPRYKPGDKVILTGWETGETYWGGYSQYVRVRSETLVPLPDGMSPKHAMSIGTAGLTAMLSVMALEKHGFDKEREVVVTGAGGGVGSLSVILLSRTGCKVVASTGRQELHDWLKECGAQEVIGREELSRDGNPLESGRWGGAVDTVGGKTLAGILRGVALHGTVAACGLAGGATFTTTVFPFILRGVKLIGIDSNYCPNDVRTEAWNRLGELLDEQTLDKLTQVRPLSEVPELSEEILAGRIRGRVVIDVQS; encoded by the coding sequence ATGAGCACGCCCTCGACGTTTCGCGCCTGGGTCATCGACCGGAGCGAAGGAAAAAACGACGTGGAACTGAAAACGCTCACACCCGACGATCTTCCGCATGAAGGAGACGTCCTGGTCCGCGTCTTGTATTCGAGCCTCAACTACAAGGACGGGCTGGCCGTCACCGGCAAAGGAAAAATTTTGCGTCGCTACCCGATCGCTCCCGGCATCGATCTGGCCGGCGTGGTGGAGGAATCCTCCTCTCCCCGGTACAAACCCGGAGACAAGGTCATCCTGACCGGCTGGGAAACCGGAGAAACATACTGGGGCGGATACAGCCAGTATGTCCGCGTCCGTTCGGAGACGTTGGTTCCGCTGCCCGACGGAATGTCCCCCAAACATGCCATGAGCATCGGAACAGCCGGACTGACGGCCATGTTGTCGGTGATGGCCCTTGAAAAACACGGATTTGACAAAGAGCGGGAAGTGGTGGTGACCGGAGCCGGCGGCGGTGTGGGCAGCTTGTCTGTCATTCTGCTGAGCCGGACCGGATGCAAGGTGGTGGCCTCCACCGGTCGCCAAGAGTTGCACGACTGGTTGAAAGAATGCGGTGCCCAAGAAGTGATCGGCCGGGAAGAACTGTCCAGGGACGGCAATCCCTTGGAATCCGGCCGATGGGGAGGTGCCGTGGACACGGTCGGGGGCAAAACCCTTGCCGGCATCCTGCGCGGCGTGGCCTTGCACGGAACCGTCGCCGCCTGCGGACTGGCCGGCGGAGCCACCTTCACCACCACCGTGTTCCCGTTCATTTTGCGCGGAGTCAAGCTGATCGGCATCGATTCCAACTATTGTCCGAACGACGTCCGGACGGAGGCATGGAACCGGCTTGGGGAACTGCTCGACGAACAGACGCTGGACAAACTGACCCAAGTCCGTCCCCTTTCCGAAGTGCCCGAACTCTCCGAAGAGATTCTGGCGGGACGCATTCGCGGCCGCGTGGTCATCGACGTTCAATCCTGA
- a CDS encoding DUF779 domain-containing protein yields METVKRVLVTDRAREVIERLRAEHGELMFHQSGGCCDGSSPMCYPAGEFRIGGSDVKIGEIAGCPFYMSRSQFEYWKHTQLTVDVIPGRGASFSLEIPLGVRFIIRSRLFTPEERERLEPVLGGES; encoded by the coding sequence ATGGAAACCGTGAAACGCGTACTGGTGACGGACCGGGCCCGCGAGGTGATCGAACGCCTCCGGGCCGAGCACGGAGAGCTGATGTTTCATCAGAGCGGAGGATGTTGTGACGGCTCCTCCCCCATGTGCTACCCAGCCGGGGAATTCCGGATCGGCGGCAGCGACGTGAAGATCGGGGAGATCGCCGGCTGTCCGTTTTACATGTCCCGCTCCCAGTTCGAATACTGGAAACACACGCAGCTGACCGTCGACGTGATCCCCGGTCGGGGAGCCTCCTTTTCTCTGGAGATTCCGCTGGGCGTGCGTTTCATCATCCGCTCCCGCCTGTTCACTCCGGAAGAACGGGAACGACTGGAACCCGTTCTGGGCGGAGAATCATAA
- a CDS encoding AzlD domain-containing protein, giving the protein MSEIMWVILGMAVVTAVPRVVPALLVGRINLSPAVKRWLEAIPYAALGALIFPGILTVDETRPWIGLIGGATAVLLAWLRLHLLFVVGGAIAAAAVLKGMT; this is encoded by the coding sequence ATGAGCGAGATCATGTGGGTCATCCTGGGGATGGCGGTGGTGACCGCCGTTCCGCGCGTGGTGCCGGCCCTCCTGGTGGGCCGGATCAACCTGTCACCGGCCGTGAAACGTTGGCTGGAAGCCATTCCGTACGCCGCTCTCGGAGCCCTGATTTTTCCGGGGATCCTCACCGTGGATGAGACCCGTCCGTGGATCGGACTGATCGGAGGAGCGACGGCGGTCCTCCTGGCTTGGCTGCGCCTTCATCTGTTGTTTGTGGTGGGAGGAGCCATCGCGGCCGCCGCGGTGCTGAAAGGCATGACATGA
- a CDS encoding AzlC family ABC transporter permease gives MHAAAWDKHGFGKGVKAAVPIVVGYVPIAMAFGMIAVQGGLAIPQAVAMSFFVYAGASQFMAVQMLTGHVAALEIVIATLVLNFRHFVMSLALMNRFEGIGARWRIPVSLGITDETFAIASLGGRDARKGDGTEGYLAGLFVTAHASWVLGTWAGGALAEVIPESVSSGMVIALYAMFIGLLVPAARENPRGGVVAVAGMLLSTLFAGVVPSGWAKVLSIVVGAMAGIWLFKRGDGRE, from the coding sequence TTGCATGCTGCCGCATGGGACAAGCATGGGTTTGGCAAAGGAGTGAAAGCGGCGGTTCCGATCGTGGTGGGATATGTGCCGATCGCCATGGCTTTCGGAATGATCGCGGTCCAGGGAGGGCTGGCGATTCCGCAGGCCGTGGCGATGTCTTTCTTTGTGTACGCGGGAGCCAGCCAGTTCATGGCGGTCCAGATGCTTACCGGCCATGTGGCGGCGCTGGAGATCGTGATCGCCACCCTGGTGCTCAATTTTCGCCATTTCGTGATGAGCCTGGCGTTGATGAACCGGTTTGAAGGGATCGGAGCCCGGTGGAGAATACCCGTTTCATTGGGGATCACGGACGAGACGTTCGCGATCGCGTCGCTGGGAGGTCGGGATGCCCGGAAAGGGGACGGAACGGAAGGTTATTTGGCCGGTCTGTTCGTGACGGCCCATGCTTCCTGGGTGCTCGGGACATGGGCGGGCGGTGCGCTGGCGGAGGTGATCCCCGAATCGGTCAGCTCCGGCATGGTGATCGCCCTGTATGCCATGTTCATCGGGCTTCTTGTACCGGCCGCCCGTGAGAATCCCCGCGGGGGAGTGGTGGCGGTGGCGGGAATGTTGTTGAGCACGTTGTTTGCCGGTGTGGTTCCGTCCGGATGGGCCAAGGTGCTCTCCATCGTGGTCGGAGCGATGGCGGGAATTTGGTTGTTCAAACGGGGGGATGGAAGAGAATGA
- a CDS encoding MGDG synthase family glycosyltransferase yields MRTLMNGVLILTENMAGWGHYSAARALKKALHMQNPEVEVVIERLLPRISTSLERAVSKCYLETIRHVPRLWGAAYDKERWFGQLLRGPLGMLTASALRPLIRKWRPRVIICTHSLPLAACAQLKREGADFTLGAAVTDFGIHHFWLCPEVDFYFLAHESLTELPPLKKCGSKTFATGIPVDPAFSLLDDQKEKWRRTCGLEPDRFTLLLLGGGSGIGPYLECLRHLLPASVERRWQLVVITGNNSSLHEEVRRMCSGVPHVTPLKFVHNMNEWMAAADVVIGKPGGMTTSETLAAGVPMLIINPIPGQEEKNSRFLTEKQVAIREDRPAKIPEVLGALDDEPHRLKELSRQARRIGKPRSATDAAREILRHVF; encoded by the coding sequence GTGAGAACGTTGATGAACGGAGTGCTCATCCTCACGGAGAACATGGCGGGATGGGGACACTACAGTGCCGCGCGGGCACTGAAAAAGGCCCTGCACATGCAAAACCCCGAAGTCGAAGTGGTGATCGAACGGTTGCTCCCGCGCATCAGCACAAGCCTGGAACGGGCGGTGAGCAAGTGCTATCTGGAAACGATCAGACACGTTCCACGCTTGTGGGGAGCCGCTTACGACAAAGAGCGCTGGTTCGGCCAACTCCTGCGGGGACCGCTCGGAATGTTGACCGCTTCCGCCCTTCGCCCGCTCATCCGGAAATGGCGTCCTCGCGTCATCATTTGCACCCACTCCCTGCCGTTGGCAGCCTGCGCGCAGCTCAAACGGGAAGGAGCCGATTTCACGCTGGGAGCCGCCGTCACCGATTTCGGCATCCACCATTTTTGGCTGTGCCCGGAAGTCGATTTTTATTTCCTGGCCCATGAGAGCCTGACCGAATTGCCGCCTTTGAAAAAATGCGGCTCCAAAACGTTCGCCACGGGAATCCCCGTGGATCCGGCCTTTTCCCTGTTGGACGATCAAAAGGAGAAGTGGCGCCGAACATGCGGTTTGGAACCCGACCGGTTCACCCTGCTGCTGCTGGGCGGCGGAAGCGGGATCGGTCCCTATCTTGAATGCCTCCGACATCTGCTGCCCGCAAGTGTCGAACGTCGCTGGCAACTCGTGGTGATCACCGGGAACAATTCGTCCCTCCACGAAGAGGTCAGGCGCATGTGCTCGGGCGTCCCCCATGTCACCCCTCTGAAGTTCGTCCACAACATGAACGAGTGGATGGCCGCGGCCGATGTGGTGATCGGCAAGCCGGGGGGAATGACCACGTCCGAGACATTGGCGGCAGGGGTTCCGATGCTGATCATCAACCCGATTCCGGGTCAGGAAGAAAAAAACAGCCGGTTTCTCACTGAAAAACAGGTGGCGATCCGGGAAGACCGCCCCGCGAAAATCCCGGAGGTTCTGGGAGCCCTGGATGATGAACCCCACAGATTGAAGGAACTTTCGAGGCAGGCGCGCCGCATCGGCAAACCGCGGTCCGCCACGGATGCCGCCCGGGAAATCCTGAGACATGTCTTCTGA
- a CDS encoding trimeric intracellular cation channel family protein encodes MELSWELLNFFGIAAFAVSGALVAIKERYDLFGVYVLGLVTAFGGGIIRNVLIGLPPSMLWNQKWLIYTALIAVTVVCIFPRVWMGTGKKWLNFFDAIGLAAFSIQGALHAVNKNLPLVAVVFAAVMTGIGGGIVRDVLAGRKPLVFRKEIYALWSGLIGLVIGLGWADSGTGMVIVFILAVVLRMISFLYDWRIPGTLCPGRFRDIGS; translated from the coding sequence ATGGAACTATCTTGGGAATTGTTGAATTTCTTCGGAATCGCCGCTTTTGCGGTCAGCGGGGCATTGGTGGCCATCAAGGAACGGTATGATTTGTTCGGCGTGTACGTCCTCGGTTTGGTGACCGCCTTTGGAGGCGGAATCATCCGAAACGTGCTGATCGGCTTGCCGCCCTCCATGCTTTGGAATCAGAAATGGCTGATATACACCGCGCTGATCGCCGTCACGGTGGTCTGCATCTTCCCCCGGGTCTGGATGGGAACGGGAAAAAAATGGCTCAATTTTTTTGACGCGATCGGATTGGCCGCATTCTCCATCCAGGGGGCCCTTCATGCCGTGAACAAGAACCTGCCTCTGGTGGCGGTGGTGTTTGCCGCGGTGATGACGGGAATCGGCGGAGGGATCGTGCGGGACGTGTTGGCGGGGCGCAAACCGCTCGTATTCCGGAAGGAAATCTACGCGCTCTGGTCCGGGCTGATCGGGCTGGTCATCGGTCTGGGCTGGGCCGACTCGGGGACCGGCATGGTGATCGTTTTCATTCTCGCCGTGGTTCTTCGAATGATCTCTTTCCTGTATGACTGGAGAATTCCGGGGACGCTTTGTCCGGGAAGGTTTCGTGACATCGGTTCCTGA
- a CDS encoding YkoP family protein, which yields MIRRFIIMLWTVWDTVYSTCSRLKHVKKRENIFRVVVKRYRGEEIRTEDGVSLKPGDWYAQLHLHNSRLAALLLDVPKNEFAWALTLTKFVRKSLPGLARFLDQHPLSREIKVILGTTFLTKGSGKLGFEVAPMPRCWQRRLKVMSIRLIFLLCHPNGWREIRSRSDKLIPQRVYMSRERLNQVHGA from the coding sequence ATGATCCGTCGTTTCATCATCATGCTTTGGACCGTCTGGGACACGGTATACAGTACGTGCAGCCGGCTCAAACATGTAAAAAAAAGAGAAAACATCTTCCGGGTGGTCGTGAAACGATACCGCGGAGAAGAAATCCGCACAGAAGACGGCGTTTCCCTCAAACCGGGAGATTGGTACGCGCAACTGCACCTGCACAATTCCAGACTGGCCGCGTTGTTGCTGGATGTCCCGAAGAATGAATTCGCCTGGGCACTCACATTGACGAAATTCGTCCGAAAATCGCTCCCCGGATTGGCCCGCTTTTTGGATCAGCACCCCCTGTCACGGGAAATCAAAGTGATTTTGGGAACCACTTTCTTGACCAAAGGATCCGGAAAGCTCGGGTTCGAGGTGGCTCCCATGCCCCGCTGTTGGCAGAGACGGCTGAAGGTCATGAGCATCCGACTGATCTTCCTGTTGTGTCATCCCAACGGGTGGCGGGAGATTCGCAGTCGCTCGGACAAGCTGATTCCGCAGCGGGTATATATGTCCCGTGAAAGACTGAATCAGGTGCACGGAGCGTGA
- a CDS encoding DUF4383 domain-containing protein has translation MAGSLMRVLGIVFVILGAVGFFVSSNDIFSMTTSHNVIHLVIGLIFLGVSGNESYSRKTSLAFGVLFLLAGVWGLFSDNFLGLYSPTVYDNLVHLAAGVLASYVGYRDSSGKDESTSA, from the coding sequence ATGGCCGGATCGCTCATGAGAGTATTGGGAATTGTTTTTGTTATTCTGGGCGCAGTCGGTTTCTTTGTTTCCTCGAACGACATCTTCAGCATGACCACGAGCCACAACGTGATCCACCTCGTCATCGGCCTCATCTTCCTGGGCGTCAGCGGAAACGAATCGTACAGCCGGAAGACGTCTCTCGCGTTCGGGGTCCTGTTCCTGTTGGCCGGCGTATGGGGGCTGTTCTCCGACAACTTCCTGGGACTTTATTCCCCGACCGTTTACGACAACCTCGTTCACCTCGCGGCAGGAGTGCTGGCCTCCTATGTGGGTTACCGGGATTCTTCCGGAAAAGACGAAAGCACTTCCGCCTGA
- the amyS gene encoding alpha-amylase, which produces MSLLRRLSFLLVPAVAASLLIPSLPEHKAEAQHTGTNGTMFQYFEWNLPNDGNHWNRLYNDAANLKSKGITAVWIPPAYKGGHSGDVGYGAYDLYDLGEFNQKGTVRTKYGTKSQLISAIDRLHANGIHVYADVVMNHKLGADATETVTAVEVDPGNRNREVSGDYTISAWTQFNFPGRGNTYSSFKWRWYHFDGTDWDESRKLNRIYKFRGDGKNWDWEVDTENGNYDYLLGADVDMEHPEVQTELKNWGVWFTQTAKLDGFRLDAVKHIKFDFMRDWLSHVRASTGKELFTVGEYWANNLGALQNYLNKTNHSMSLFDVPLHYNLQSASNSGGYYDMRNIFNGTLVAANPVKAVTFVDNHDTQPGQGLASTVQSWFKPIAYALILTREAGYPCVFYGDYYGTTDGGIPSLKDKIDPILIARKNHAYGPQHDYFDHPDIVGWTREGDSAHPGSGLAAIVTDGPGGSKWMYVGKQHAGETWRDITGNRPDAVTINADGWGEFHVNGGSVSIYVKQ; this is translated from the coding sequence ATGAGCTTGCTGCGTCGCCTGTCGTTCCTCCTCGTTCCCGCCGTTGCCGCTTCCCTGTTGATCCCTTCCCTTCCGGAACACAAAGCGGAAGCCCAGCACACGGGAACCAACGGCACCATGTTCCAGTATTTCGAATGGAATCTTCCCAATGACGGCAATCATTGGAACCGGCTGTACAATGATGCCGCCAATCTCAAAAGCAAGGGAATCACGGCCGTGTGGATCCCTCCGGCATACAAGGGCGGCCATTCCGGAGATGTGGGATACGGGGCCTATGATCTCTATGATCTCGGAGAATTCAATCAAAAAGGGACCGTTCGCACCAAATACGGCACCAAATCGCAACTGATCTCCGCCATTGACCGGCTTCACGCCAACGGGATCCATGTCTACGCGGACGTGGTGATGAATCACAAACTGGGGGCCGACGCCACCGAAACCGTGACCGCCGTCGAGGTGGACCCCGGCAACCGGAATCGCGAAGTGTCCGGCGATTACACGATCAGCGCCTGGACCCAATTCAACTTCCCCGGGCGCGGCAACACCTACTCGTCGTTCAAATGGCGCTGGTACCATTTTGACGGAACCGACTGGGACGAATCCCGGAAACTGAACCGGATCTACAAGTTCCGGGGCGACGGCAAGAATTGGGACTGGGAAGTGGACACGGAAAACGGCAACTATGATTATCTGCTGGGCGCCGACGTGGACATGGAACACCCCGAAGTACAGACCGAACTGAAAAATTGGGGCGTCTGGTTCACCCAAACCGCCAAACTGGACGGCTTCCGGCTGGATGCAGTGAAGCACATCAAATTTGATTTCATGCGCGACTGGCTTTCCCACGTCCGGGCATCCACCGGAAAGGAATTGTTCACCGTGGGGGAATACTGGGCCAACAACCTGGGGGCCCTGCAAAACTATCTGAACAAGACGAACCACAGCATGTCGTTGTTTGACGTTCCCCTCCACTACAATTTGCAAAGTGCGTCCAACTCCGGCGGCTATTATGACATGCGCAACATTTTCAACGGCACGCTGGTCGCCGCCAATCCCGTGAAAGCGGTCACATTTGTCGACAACCATGACACCCAGCCCGGACAGGGACTCGCTTCCACGGTGCAAAGTTGGTTCAAGCCGATCGCCTATGCACTCATTCTCACCCGCGAAGCCGGTTATCCCTGTGTCTTTTACGGTGATTACTACGGAACCACGGACGGTGGAATCCCATCGCTCAAAGACAAAATCGATCCGATCCTGATCGCCCGCAAAAACCATGCGTACGGACCGCAACACGACTATTTTGACCACCCGGACATCGTCGGATGGACACGTGAAGGAGACAGCGCTCACCCTGGCTCCGGTTTGGCTGCCATCGTCACGGACGGGCCGGGAGGATCCAAATGGATGTATGTGGGCAAGCAACATGCCGGCGAAACCTGGAGAGACATCACGGGCAACCGTCCGGACGCCGTCACCATCAACGCGGACGGTTGGGGAGAGTTCCACGTGAACGGAGGATCGGTATCCATCTACGTCAAACAATAA
- a CDS encoding SDR family oxidoreductase: MNRRIALVTGAGRRKGLGAAICRELAQDGVDIYFTWWSPYDRDIHTSDEREPLLLRDELRKTGVRVECGEWNLADPGAPAALMDEVRRTMGGPSILVNNACHSVPDRLDALTPELIDVNLAVNVRAPMLLCSEFFRRFDGEHGRIINIVSGSSLGPMPGEIVYAATKGTMELFTRHAFVEAGEKGITINAVNPGPTDTGWISPELADWLREKFALGRIGLPEDAAKLVRFLASPEAGWITGQVIHSEGGFTRR, from the coding sequence TTGAACCGCAGAATTGCCTTGGTCACGGGAGCGGGAAGACGGAAAGGATTGGGAGCGGCCATCTGCAGGGAATTGGCGCAAGACGGCGTCGACATCTATTTTACCTGGTGGAGCCCGTACGACCGGGACATCCACACGTCGGATGAACGCGAACCCCTTCTGCTCCGGGATGAATTGCGAAAGACGGGTGTGCGCGTCGAATGCGGAGAGTGGAATCTGGCGGATCCGGGAGCGCCCGCCGCATTGATGGATGAGGTCCGGAGAACGATGGGGGGGCCGTCGATCCTGGTCAACAACGCCTGTCACTCGGTTCCCGACCGTCTGGATGCGTTGACACCCGAATTGATCGACGTGAACCTGGCGGTGAACGTCCGGGCTCCGATGCTTCTTTGTTCGGAGTTTTTCAGACGGTTCGACGGAGAGCACGGGCGGATCATCAACATCGTTTCCGGCTCTTCGCTCGGACCCATGCCCGGCGAGATCGTGTATGCCGCCACCAAGGGAACCATGGAACTGTTCACCCGACATGCTTTTGTGGAAGCGGGTGAAAAAGGGATCACGATCAATGCCGTCAATCCGGGTCCCACCGACACCGGATGGATTTCCCCGGAACTTGCCGATTGGCTCCGGGAAAAGTTCGCTCTGGGACGAATCGGTCTTCCCGAAGATGCCGCGAAACTGGTCCGGTTCCTGGCGAGCCCGGAAGCGGGATGGATCACGGGACAAGTCATTCACTCGGAAGGCGGATTCACCAGACGCTGA
- a CDS encoding aldehyde dehydrogenase family protein yields MTVKLSVFKAPNTEGSLLRFKPKYDNFIGGEWVPPVNGEYFENPSPVDGKVFTRVPRSRKEDIELALDAAHRAKEKWANTSATRRSNILLKIADRLEENLELFALAETWDNGKPIRETLNADLPLAIDHFRYFAGVIRGEEGGVSEIDARTLSLHIKEPIGVVGQIIPWNFPLLMAAWKLAPALAAGNCVVLKPAEQTPVTVLLFAELIADLLPPGVLNIVNGFGPEAGKPLATSPRVGKVAFTGETTTGRLIMQYASENIVPVTLELGGKSPNIFTESVLAQDDEFLEKALEGFTMFALNQGEVCTCPSRALIQESIYDEFMARALERVKKIKLGDPLDPETMMGAQASSDQFEKILSYIDLGHQEGAKCLTGGKPFQNEKYPDGFYIEPTVFAGHNRMRIFQEEIFGPVVSVTTFRDESDLLEIANDTLYGLGAGVWTRDVHQAYQIARRIEAGRVWVNCYHLYPAHAAFGGYKQSGIGRETHKMMLDHYRQTKNLLISYDKRPTGLF; encoded by the coding sequence ATGACTGTCAAGCTTTCCGTCTTCAAGGCGCCGAACACGGAAGGAAGTCTGCTCCGGTTCAAACCGAAGTATGACAACTTCATCGGCGGTGAATGGGTCCCCCCCGTAAACGGGGAGTATTTTGAAAACCCCTCACCCGTCGACGGAAAAGTGTTCACCCGGGTGCCCCGTTCCCGCAAGGAAGACATTGAACTGGCACTGGACGCGGCTCACCGGGCGAAAGAAAAATGGGCAAACACCTCTGCCACCCGGCGCAGCAACATTTTGCTGAAGATCGCCGACCGACTGGAAGAAAATCTTGAGCTGTTCGCTCTTGCCGAAACCTGGGACAACGGAAAACCGATCCGGGAAACCCTGAATGCCGACCTCCCGCTGGCCATTGATCATTTCCGGTATTTTGCCGGCGTCATCCGCGGTGAGGAGGGAGGCGTGTCCGAAATCGATGCCCGTACCCTTTCCCTCCACATCAAGGAACCGATCGGAGTTGTCGGACAAATCATCCCCTGGAACTTTCCGCTCTTGATGGCCGCATGGAAATTGGCACCCGCACTCGCCGCCGGCAACTGCGTCGTCCTCAAACCCGCCGAACAAACTCCCGTCACCGTACTCCTGTTTGCCGAACTGATCGCCGATCTGCTTCCCCCGGGTGTGCTCAACATCGTCAACGGCTTCGGACCGGAAGCCGGAAAGCCGCTTGCCACCTCTCCGCGGGTGGGAAAAGTGGCGTTCACCGGTGAAACGACCACCGGTCGCCTCATCATGCAGTACGCCTCCGAAAACATCGTTCCCGTCACGCTGGAGCTGGGCGGAAAATCCCCGAACATCTTTACGGAAAGCGTGTTGGCGCAAGACGATGAATTCCTGGAAAAAGCGCTGGAAGGCTTCACGATGTTCGCCCTGAACCAAGGGGAAGTTTGCACCTGTCCGTCGCGCGCGCTCATCCAAGAGTCCATCTACGATGAATTCATGGCCCGCGCACTGGAACGGGTGAAGAAAATCAAGCTGGGAGATCCTCTCGATCCGGAAACCATGATGGGGGCTCAGGCTTCGTCCGACCAGTTCGAAAAAATCCTCAGCTACATCGATTTGGGCCATCAGGAAGGAGCGAAATGCCTCACCGGAGGCAAACCGTTCCAAAACGAAAAGTATCCGGACGGCTTCTACATCGAACCCACCGTGTTCGCCGGTCACAACCGGATGCGCATCTTCCAGGAAGAGATTTTCGGCCCCGTGGTGTCGGTCACGACGTTCCGCGATGAATCCGATCTCCTGGAGATCGCCAACGACACGCTGTACGGACTGGGAGCCGGCGTGTGGACGCGCGACGTGCACCAGGCTTACCAGATCGCGCGACGGATCGAGGCGGGACGCGTCTGGGTCAACTGCTATCACTTGTATCCGGCGCATGCCGCGTTCGGAGGATACAAGCAATCGGGAATCGGCCGGGAAACGCACAAAATGATGCTGGATCATTATCGCCAAACCAAAAACCTGCTGATTTCCTACGACAAAAGGCCCACGGGACTTTTCTGA